From a region of the Rouxiella sp. S1S-2 genome:
- a CDS encoding acyltransferase family protein, with protein MEKQEFLPERSIGLDLFRALLILIGVFGHSSQLIYNGTWWYYSSDKEYPLLTKSIFEVIHTFRMEVFFVLSGIFAAMVIARKGINWFYLNRITRVCVPFLCSFIIVSPLISIVTAFVNDAPIDRELIINSYFNLNHLWFLLSLTLISFLTPFKWLEGISKKITKENAAYILILCYLLSSALFFVKYLVREMGVESEIIPVTLRFCVFFYLGCFIYSRHECFEHLSKGWLLSWKSLAIMTLIMVLIFYVVRVDEVSGPARYLGTLLGGAYSIALSLKSIFFFRTLKIRNSTFISSTINSALIIYIFHFPLTFYFGWLLNSIIPNSSPTIYIALVGTISIVFCYLLYTLLKRSSVGAFIFGLKFKKNTVAKLATPQT; from the coding sequence ATGGAAAAGCAAGAGTTTTTACCAGAGCGTTCTATAGGTCTTGATTTGTTCAGAGCCTTATTGATTCTTATCGGAGTTTTTGGTCACTCATCCCAGCTAATATATAATGGAACGTGGTGGTATTATTCATCTGATAAAGAATATCCACTTCTTACCAAATCAATTTTTGAAGTAATCCATACTTTTAGGATGGAGGTGTTTTTCGTATTGTCAGGGATTTTTGCTGCTATGGTGATAGCAAGAAAAGGAATTAATTGGTTCTATCTCAACAGGATAACTAGGGTTTGTGTTCCTTTCTTATGCTCATTCATTATAGTTAGCCCACTTATATCGATAGTAACAGCATTTGTTAATGATGCGCCTATTGATAGAGAGCTAATTATTAACTCATACTTTAATTTGAATCATTTGTGGTTTCTTTTATCTTTGACGTTAATATCTTTCTTGACTCCGTTTAAATGGCTTGAGGGCATTTCTAAGAAAATTACAAAGGAAAATGCGGCCTATATATTGATTCTTTGTTATTTGCTTTCTTCTGCTTTGTTTTTCGTAAAATATTTGGTTCGAGAAATGGGGGTTGAATCTGAGATAATCCCTGTAACGCTCAGATTCTGTGTGTTCTTTTATCTGGGATGTTTTATTTATAGTCGGCACGAGTGTTTTGAACACCTTTCAAAAGGCTGGCTTCTTTCGTGGAAATCATTGGCAATTATGACGTTGATAATGGTCTTGATTTTCTACGTAGTCAGAGTTGATGAGGTTTCAGGACCCGCACGTTATCTAGGTACATTACTTGGCGGAGCCTATTCAATTGCACTATCGTTAAAGTCAATATTTTTCTTTAGAACCCTTAAAATCAGAAATTCTACGTTTATTTCATCAACGATAAACTCGGCTCTAATTATATATATCTTTCACTTCCCACTAACTTTCTATTTTGGCTGGTTGCTTAATTCCATTATTCCGAATAGCTCGCCCACTATTTACATAGCCTTGGTTGGAACTATCAGTATTGTATTTTGCTACCTGCTATATACATTGTTGAAACGTAGTAGCGTGGGGGCATTTATCTTCGGGCTTAAGTTTAAAAAGAATACAGTAGCAAAATTAGCGACTCCACAAACTTGA